The nucleotide sequence TTTGCTGTATGGATTGCTTACGGGTACCCCAATTTCCGTTTTCTATTTTTGGGTAGCCTTGCTGACCTTTTGGGTACCCATTTTGCTCGTTTTTTCCTACGGACTCTGGATGCGCATTCCGGCCCTGAAATACAAATCCTGGCTTTTCCCTGCCCACCTGCCGGTACCCCGGCTGCATCCGGTAGAACCCATGCGGGTGACGATGAATTTTACGCCCCTACCCACGGGAAAAAACGGCCCCTTCGAGGGCTACGAGGTGGAGTTTCCCACCAACGTGTCTGTAGGCGAACTGTTCCATTACTTCATTTCCTTTCACAACAAGCACCGCGAATACAGCAAAAAGCCTATCCAGTACCTCAATGGCAAGATTCCCTTGGAGTGGGTTCTGTACAAATCCGTGACGCCACGGAAGAAACAGTACCTGGACATGGACAAAACCCTGCTTGAAAACCAGGTACTTCCCAACGAACACATTTATGCGTATAGTGAGCAATAAGCAACTTCAAAATCAAGTATTTACCCCATAGCGATGGTACTTCCCGGCATAGCATATCAGTTTGTCAATTGGCGTGATGGCATGAAAATCACCCAAAGCCACCTGTCGGCCCATGACCAGGCCATCCGGGACGCTATCCGCGATACAGCGGCCGTGTTTGTAAATGGCCATAACTATGGACTTCTGCCCGCCGAGGACGGACAGGGCGCGGGCATCAGTGTGAGCGTGATGGGTGATACCATTCAACTGCTCGCCTGCCGGGCCATCACGCCAGGCGGCTTGCGGGTGGAATGGAACGCGGGTGCCGATCCCGATAGCGTCAGCCTATCACTGCTGGACTACCGCAGTCGCCTGGGCAGCGTAGGGATTTTCTATATCGTCCTGCGGATTTCCCTGGCCAGTCTGGTGGAAGCCGGTGAGTACGATACCGAAGAACTGCCGCTCCGCCGGCCGCACCGGGTGCTGAAACCCATGCTGGAATTGCTTTCGGCTCACGAAACCATCGCCGACGGATACACCCTACCCATTTTCCGGGTACGGTTCGAGGGGCAGTTGTTTTCTCCAGATTACGACTACATTCCGCCCACGACGGGTGTTTTCGGCGAAAACCTGCTGTGGTACTACGAAACTTGCGGCAAGCAAATCAACAGCATCCACCAGTCGGCCCTGCTGACGCTGCGCAAAATCAACGGCATGCAGAATGCGTCGGGAGTAGCCAAAGATATCAGCGCTGTCATGGACAAACTTGTGCTGACGGGCCTGCAGGTACTTGACGACTACCGGATGATTGCCAAAGAGCAGCCTCCGGTCTATTTCGTCACGAGCCTCATGCGCTACGCCCGTACGATGCGAATCGCCCTGGACTGCCTGCCTGAAACCAGTCTGGCCCGCTTGTATCAGTATATGCGTAACAACGTGGGAG is from Salmonirosea aquatica and encodes:
- a CDS encoding TssN family type VI secretion system protein, with the protein product MKYLTFDLMLPALISLILGMAAVGGLFYLKRGTLSVVRVIIWIVWDLVLFAGLAFMAIKISSLNVSFLLVTLGAALLGILYLVLAPLTLTGWQRPRIEVVSLMGLALFLFGVAAFSLLYGLLTGTPISVFYFWVALLTFWVPILLVFSYGLWMRIPALKYKSWLFPAHLPVPRLHPVEPMRVTMNFTPLPTGKNGPFEGYEVEFPTNVSVGELFHYFISFHNKHREYSKKPIQYLNGKIPLEWVLYKSVTPRKKQYLDMDKTLLENQVLPNEHIYAYSEQ